The Pempheris klunzingeri isolate RE-2024b chromosome 1, fPemKlu1.hap1, whole genome shotgun sequence genome includes a region encoding these proteins:
- the LOC139202650 gene encoding stereocilin, producing MRMADKGPGMAALRLASVVVCAVLLGQGSPEKTAGGKEDKRDAILKDIISKWSTGSGWNHQKTPPETNKDQSVHPWVRNIMGSLKTLGLLPNKNLPSLNKPIDRHRLSGFLYNISLYLQEMGAELEEAPVESDEEQLWEKVLHFFLQSEGTAALNQWNGRVPPRPSVRVQDWFLSLRGSPHWDWLLGVLQSLLTLLERQPQKPLLTYLTQNWRTVSAVLEAALQALVSGTYGQASAGLQGFICALKGRSDCTFSVSWLQQLLRFLETRNWKPVVSLHPAGEDAEHSRGSSVYGRLRPFSLPPEAMSHDGLSGNASLEDRMATEDDPDSMQSLLLQALSRSGGGERGGHLAQKNLALVQSLDGLRQGILHRVGSSVYGNLRKKVSRVTMALLDDVSSLVDVPQSSTQGRCSVGDLRQLILWGIRHNVTWNTQALGVKSQGLPNSLPFLSCPSSEGDELRSQQPQSKTAPSSRTISKPKRLPELSPHRFHFNQPPKGRPRESSDQQKEMEYSTSIEILEAACNESIPGLTGVSNFTVFLYCKLFEGENGSVNPAAAQMGLDLHATCSDAAWYLSAAEEDFLWVHVCSEFFAHEFNNTVCANTSFWLQRAQQAALAKDYHFFNQTIIDDLCVQLSGEVIESQGLDETCLAQLGNRLLSAQGFRHCFLPNNSVLISALCGRESSDSHQPLPEGSWAAAYCSKIHNFSHVYTIEETCQYREWAVQHFTNATLLELCEQTSGFKEYICLNATVYSQLFRSVPEFGDFCADLQAELEDRKCFLQRFFDMLPAQYEFDTSQLCLDPAPMLVDVLHKLSVCEVEGGDREGFLLALGYVLRVLDFMVGLSSGLDEGEREARQGLGQAILLSSLLDNSSWAALQPEASTSVLNTVGVFLRRERNASLKEDLLSCFSPVLWDLIQQDDNSSALRVLLQEYLQMPRDSIRTLVMSAEKDAVKRFISHMHQTWDQLQVETDQASQKELQAMETMTAAFIHKFPRVTPELFVDLSQFIPFMSVSDIMSFPASLIVNDSVLTAIRDHSSGMKSLQKKAFVKRLLQSTAVGDVPTWPPYFLSSILPLLPYLPVSHFQQLTSQQLTPLVELLGNSSLDGVRGRHVLRTLFSKKKNLTSDNIQRLGVLACYLDPVDLGSFLQDSAVSLALWQQLAQCMSKGFISASGRLSSWLIPAVQNLNVSSMARPELSALSGLLHQLGASFLLSLPSKQLLEILSQPGLHRYSPAQAFQMLSKISKDTTLTVERLCRLKPLYSGLSPAVLRDLQWPRISEAAHCRCWRTLLTELKPAHRAMLYNAVQEARHRDVQNITQQVNCLSPLVPLRKLTETINGDTILANISVYRDIHWTPQQAQLLFKKIHEFKNITSQMVRDLGDISGGVSCEFLKLWRNNTDFDELLQFVSELSGGMRPALRKCIVDELRKQPKLNLSALSPGFAATLPVTMIENLSNASFRAILDHIQSHFDDFLRLPHYKQMNLAEKAVTELGSSQAEGEIDGTTLDVLGPLLPFLDRDSLALVDRGALALRLEEMRSFCLPKEALRDISVLLTQKDLLGEPSKWQVEDVEHLGRLVFSLSAKQINSIPLAVLNKDTVEQVLVGQRHWEDTVLGGVCVTQCVDQNRLRQQTQGLIRGIVKARSRRAKVPVPSCADIRGTFPSAWTSTQLSRMSQQDLKQCVEVFAQDASLSSEQRRAAWVKLRQSFGPVRELRADQVLALGSLVTEMGERELHDANLTDLGVLAHLGTLTEWSPKKMRAVISGVMRRCKLKAEQLTAVDLATFGHLICGLYPSEIKRLSPYNLSMAVTFLRETSLPCTEQQMEVLTSRLSRPEAFGPVSAWGPDVFTEIGTLAVGLEDMVLSALVQEQMEGITPKAIAMMSPKKMAVVFSAVQLSWLSVEQAWAVTEEQWAELDTEQRHAVGLARYEGDVLLELRGRNSAPADLNAHSFTAHSLALCFLLWQLT from the exons ATGAGGATGGCAGATAAAGGGCCAGGGATGGCCGCTCTTAGGCTCGCAAGCGTCGTAGTTTGTGCTGTTTTACTGGGCCAAGGATCCCCTGAGAAGACAG CAGGTGGCAAAGAGGACAAGAGAGATGCTATCCTAAAGGATATAATTTCAAAATGGAGTACAGGAAGTGGCTGGAATCACCAGAAAACTCCtccagaaacaaacaaagaccaGTCTGTGCACCCTTGGGTGAGAAATATCATGGGGAGCCTAAAAACACTCGGTCTACTTCCCAATAAGAACCTGCCTTCCTTAAACAAGCCAATTGACAGGCACCGTCTCTCTGGCTTCCTCTACAACATCTCTCTGTACCTCCAGGAGATGGgtgctgagctggaggaggcacCCGTGGAGTCCGATGAGGAGCAGCTGTGGGAGAAGGTCCTGCATTtctttctccagtctgaagggACTGCTGCACTGAACCAGTGGAATGGCCGGGTGCCACCGCGACCCAGTGTCAGAGTGCAGGACTGGTTTTTGTCCCTGAGGGGCAGCCCTCACTGGGACTGGCTGCTGGGGGTGCTGCAGAGTCTGCTCACTCTATTAGAGCGTCAGCCCCAGAAGCCCCTCTTGACTTATTTAACTCAGAACTGGAGGACAGTGAGTGCTGTGCTGGAAGCTGCACTTCAGGCTCTGGTCAGTGGGACCTATGGCCAGGCCAGTGCAGGCCTGCAGGGCTTCATCTGTGCTCTAAAGGGCCGTAGTGACTGTACCTTCAGTGTGAGCTggctccagcagctgctgcgTTTCCTAGAAACACGCAACTGGAAGCCTGTGGTCAGTTTACACCCAGCAGGGGAAGATGCTGAGCACAGTAGGGGCTCAAGTGTGTACGGACGTTTAAGGCCCTTCAGCTTGCCTCCTGAGGCCATGAGTCATGATGGGTTGTCTGGAAATGCATCTCTGGAAGACAGGATGGCCACAGAGGATGATCCAGACTCCATGCAAAGTTTGCTGCTGCAGGCGCTATCACGCTCAGGTGGAGGAGAGCGAGGTGGTCACTTGGCACAGAAAAATCTAGCTCTGGTGCAGAGTTTGGATGGGCTGAGGCAAGGCATCCTGCACAGGGTGGGTAGTTCTGTCTACGGTAACCTGAGGAAAAAAGTGTCGCGAGTTACCATGGCACTGCTCGATGATGTCAGCAGCCTGGTGGACGTGCCACAGTCCAGCACTCAGGGCCGGTGCTCAGTTG GTGACCTGAGACAACTGATCTTATG GGGGATAAGACATAATGTGACGTGGAACACTCAGGCTTTGGGCGTTAAGTCCCAGGGTCTTCCAAACTCACTCCCATTCCTGTCCTGCCCCTCCTCTGAAGGAGATGAACTAAGATCCCAGCAGCCCCAATCAAAAACAGCCCCCTCTTCACGAACAATCTCCAAACCAAAACGCCTTCCTGAACTCTCACCTCATCGCTTCCACTTCAACCAGCCACCAAAGGGGAGACCGAGAGAGAGCAGCGACCAGCAGAAAGAGATGGAGTACTCCACCTCTATAGAAATCCTGGAGGCAGCGTGTAATGAATCCATCCCAGGCTTGACAGGCGTCTCCAACTTCACTGTGTTCCTCTATTGTAAACTGTTTGAAGGGGAGAACGGGTCAGTTAATCCCGCAGCGGCCCAGATGGGGCTCGACCTGCACGCCACATGTTCTGATGCAGCTTGGtacctgtctgctgctgaggaggactTCCTCTGGGTCCATGTCTGCAGTGAGTTCTTCGCCCATGAATTCAACAACACGGTGTGTGCCAACACCTCTTTCTGGCTGCAGAGAGCACAACAG GCCGCACTGGCAAAGGATTACCATTTTTTTAACCAGACAATTATAGACgacctgtgtgtgcagctgtccGGTGAGGTGATAGAAAGTCAAGGACTGGACGAGACCTGTCTGGCCCAATTGGGCAACAGGTTGCTCAGTGCTCAGGGTTTCAGACACTGCTTCCTGCCCAACAACTCCGTCTTGATCTCAGCTCTGTGCGGGAGAGAGTCCTCTGACTCACATCAACCCTTGCCAGAGGGCAGCTGGGCCGCAGCGTACTGCTCCAAAATCCATAACTTCTCCCATGTTTACACCATTGAGGAGACTTGCCAGTATAGGGAGTGGGCTGTGCAGCATTTCACCAATGCCACCCTCCTGGAGCTCTGTGAGCAGACAAGTGGTTTTAAAGAGTACATTTGTCTAAATGCTACAGTCTATAGTCAGCTGTTCAGATCAGTGCCTGAGTTTGGTGATTTCTGCGCTGATCTtcaggcagagctggaggacaggaagtgctTCCTGCAGAGGTTTTTTGACATGCTCCCAGCGCAGTATGAGTTTGACACATCGCAGCTGTGTCTGGACCCGGCTCCAATGCTGGTGGACGTTCTCCACAAGCTGAGTGTATgtgaggtggagggaggggatCGGGAAGGGTTTTTACTGGCACTGGGATATGTCTTGCGAGTCCTGGACTTCATGGTGGGCCTCTCTTCGGGTCTGGACGAGGGTGAAAGAGAGGCGAGACAAGGTTTGGGTCAGGCCATCCTCCTCTCTAGTCTCCTTGACAACAGCTCATGGGCCGCACTGCAGCCAGAAGCCTCCACGAGCGTCCTTAATACAGTGGGAGTCTTCCTCCGTAGGGAGCGGAACGCCAGCCTCAAAGAGGACCTGCTGAGCTGCTTCAGT CCCGTCTTGTGGGACCTCATCCAGCAGGACGACAACTCATCCGCTCTCAGGGTTCTCCTGCAG gAGTACCTCCAGATGCCAAGAGACAGCATTCGCACTCTTGTGATGTCTGCTGAAAAAGATGCTGTTAAGAGATTTATCTCCCACATGCATCAAACTTGGGACCAGCTACAAGTTGAAACTGACCAG gCCTCTCAAAAAGAGTTGCAGGCCATGGAGACAATGACCGCTGCTTTCATCCATAAGTTCCCCCGAGTGACCCCAGAATTGTTTGTGGACCTGTCTCAGTTCATTCccttcatgtctgtgtctgacatCATGAGCTTCCCAGCCTCCCTGATAGTCAACGACAGCGT GTTGACAGCCATTCGTGACCACAGCTCAGGGATGAAGTCGCTGCAGAAGAAGGCTTTTGTAAAAAGACTCCTGCAGTCCACTGCGGTGGGCGATGTCCCTACGTGGCCACCGTACTTTCTCAGTTCCATCCTCCCACTTCTGCCTTACCTCCCAGTCAGTCATTTTCAGCAGCTGACTTCACAACAG CTTACTCCTCTGGTAGAGTTGCTAGGCAACAGTAGTCTGGATGGTGTAAGGGGGCGCCATGTGCTCAGGACCCTCTTCAGCAAGAAGAAGAATCTGACCAGTGATAACATACAGAG GTTAGGAGTCCTTGCATGTTACCTGGATCCAGTGGACCTGGGATCATTTCTCCAGGACTCAGCTGTGTCCTTGGCTCTCTGGCAGCAGCTGGCTCAGTGCATGTCTAAGGGCTTCATCAGTGCAAGCGGCAGG CTGTCCTCTTGGTTGATACCAGCTGTACAGAACCTGAACGTCAGCAGCATGGCTCGCCCAGAGCTGTCTGCCCTCAGCGGTCTCTTACATCAGTTAGGAGCCTCCTTCTTGCTGTCACTCCCCTCAAAACAACTCCTAGAAATCCTCTCACAACCAGGATTACACAGATATTCCCCAGCGCAG GCTTTTCAAATGTTATCCAAGATTTCAAAGGACACCACT CTCACTGTGGAAAGACTGTGCAGGCTGAAGCCGTTATATTCTGGTCTGTCCCCTGCTGTGCTGAGAGACCTCCAGTGGCCAAGGATCAGTGAGGCTGCCCACTGCCGGTGCTGGAGAACGCTGTTAACTGAGCTTAAGCCTGCCCATAGAGCCATGCTATACAATGCAGTGCAGGAG GCCCGACACAGAGACGTGCAGAACATCACTCAGCAGGTAAACTGTCTGTCACCACTTGTCCCTCTGAGGAAGCTGACAGAAACCATAAATGGAGACACAATCCTGGCAAATATCAGTGTGTACAGAGACATACACTGGACGCCACAGCAG GCTCAACTTTTATTCAAAAAGATCCAcgaatttaaaaacattaccAGCCAGATGGTGAG GGATCTGGGTGATATTAGCGGTGGTGTGAGTTGTGAGTTTTTGAAGCTTTGGAGAAATAATACAGATTTTGATGAGCTGCTTCAGTTTGTTAGTGAGCTGTCTGGAGGCATGAGACCTGCTCTG CGAAAATGTATTGTAGACGAACTTAGGAAACAACCCAAACTCAACCTCAGTGCTTTGAGCCCTGGCTTTGCTGCAACATTACC AGTGACGATGATAGAGAACCTCTCTAATGCATCCTTCAGAGCCATTCTGGACCATATTCAGTCACACTTTGATGATTTCCTCAGACTGCCACATTACAAGCAGATGAATTTAGCAGAGAAAGCCGTAACTGAGCTG GGCTCCTCTCAGGCGGAGGGGGAGATTGACGGCACCACTCTGGACGTCCTGGGGCCTTTACTACCTTTCTTGGACCGAGACAGTCTGGCTCTGGTGGACAGAGGAGCTCTGGCTCTGCGGCTGGAGGAGATGAGAAGTTTCTGCCTCCCTAAAGAGGCTCTGAGAGACATCAGTGTTCTGCTCACTCAGAAAGACCTGCTCGG GGAGCCATCCAAATGGCAAGTTGAGGATGTGGAACATTTGGGCCGGctggtgttttctctctcagccaaGCAGATTAACTCCATCCCTCTA GCAGTGTTGAATAAAGACACAGTGGAGCAGGTCCTGGTGGGTCAAAGACACTGGGAGGACACTGTGCTGGGTGGAGTGTGTGTTACTCAGTGTGTGGACCAGAATCGTCTGAGACAGCAGACTCAGGGTCTCATCCGAGGGATTGTCAAGGCGCGGAGCAGGAGGGCAAAAG TGCCAGTTCCAAGCTGTGCGGACATCAGAGGGACGTTTCCTTCAGCGTGGACATCCACTCAGCTCAGCCGTATGTCACAGCAGGACCTGAAACAGTGTGTTGAAGTTTTCGCACAGGATGCGTCATTGAGTTCTGAGCAGCGCCGAGCAGCGTGGGTAAAACTGAGGCAG TCCTTCGGTCCAGTGAGAGAGCTGAGAGCAGATCAGGTGCTGGCTCTGGGCTCACTGGTGACTGAGATGGGAGAAAGAGAGCTTCACGACGCCAATCTCACCGATCTGGGAGTGTTGGCACATCTGGGCACACTGACAGAGTGGAGCCctaaaaag ATGAGAGCAGTGATTTCCGGTGTGATGCGGAGATGCAAACTGAAAGCTGAGCAGTTAACAGCCGTCGATCTGGCAACATTTGGTCATCTGATCTGTGGTCTGTATCCCTCAGAGATCAAAAGGCTGAGcccctacaacctcag TATGGCTGTAACGTTCCTGCGGGAGACGTCGCTGCCATGCACAGAACAACAGATGGAGGTGTTGACAAGCCGTTTGTCCAGACCTGAGGCCTTTGGTCCAGTCAGCGCTTGGGGACCAGACGTTTTCACTGAAATTGGGACATTGGCAG TGGGCTTGGAGGACATGGTGCTGTCAGCTCTGGTACAAGAACAGATGGAGGGAATCACTCCCAAAGCCATTGCCATGATGTCCCCAAAAAAGATGGCA GTGGTGTTCAGTGCAGTTCAGCTGTCGTGGCTGAGCGTGGAGCAGGCGTGGGCTGTCACTGAGGAGCAGTGGGCAGAGCTGGACACCGAGCAGAGGCACGCTGTCGGACTAGCTCGATATGAAGGAGACGTCCTGCTGGAGCTgagag GAAGAAATTCGGCTCCAGCAGACCTGAACGCACACAGCTTCACTGCACACTCACTGGCTCTGTGCTTCCTGTTATGGCAACTAACTTAA